A stretch of the Proteus sp. ZN5 genome encodes the following:
- the modA gene encoding molybdate ABC transporter substrate-binding protein, which yields MKKLSGKLLAGAVISFALVSQSFASEKVTVFAAASLTNALNEISAQYKQEKQTEVVASYASSSTLARQIEQGAPANLFISADQQWMDYAIDKNLMVADSRHTLLGNDLVLIAPKDSKLNDVVINKETKWKSLLNGGKLAVGDPDHVPVGIYAKESLEYLGAWDTVSPDMARTNNVRSGMALVERDEAPLGIVYGSDAVASDKVKVVGVFPADSHKPVEYPMAVVKGQDNKAVRDFYDYLKTPQAAEIFKKYGFSPL from the coding sequence ATGAAAAAATTATCAGGCAAGTTACTTGCTGGCGCAGTTATCTCTTTTGCTTTAGTAAGCCAAAGTTTTGCATCGGAAAAAGTAACGGTATTTGCTGCCGCTTCTCTTACCAATGCTCTTAATGAAATTTCGGCACAATATAAGCAAGAAAAGCAAACTGAAGTTGTTGCATCTTATGCATCTTCTTCAACGCTGGCTCGCCAAATTGAACAAGGCGCACCTGCAAATCTGTTTATTTCAGCAGACCAGCAGTGGATGGACTACGCAATCGATAAAAATTTAATGGTTGCAGATTCACGTCATACACTATTAGGTAATGATTTAGTACTCATTGCCCCTAAAGATAGTAAATTAAATGACGTTGTTATTAATAAGGAAACCAAATGGAAATCCTTACTTAATGGCGGAAAACTAGCTGTTGGCGATCCGGACCATGTGCCTGTTGGTATCTATGCAAAAGAATCATTAGAATATTTAGGTGCATGGGATACAGTAAGCCCAGATATGGCGCGTACTAATAACGTGCGTAGCGGTATGGCGCTGGTCGAACGTGATGAAGCACCATTAGGTATCGTATACGGTTCTGATGCGGTTGCGAGTGATAAAGTGAAAGTGGTCGGCGTATTCCCAGCTGATAGCCACAAACCTGTTGAGTATCCAATGGCAGTTGTAAAAGGTCAGGACAATAAAGCAGTTCGTGATTTTTATGACTATCTGAAAACACCTCAAGCCGCAGAAATCTTTAAGAAATACGGCTTTAGCCCACTGTAG
- a CDS encoding AcrZ family multidrug efflux pump-associated protein — translation MLELLKSLGFALLMVPVVMVLIMGIIYGLGEVFNLISPSQPKADKKS, via the coding sequence ATGCTTGAATTATTGAAAAGTTTAGGGTTTGCTCTCTTGATGGTACCTGTTGTAATGGTACTGATTATGGGCATCATTTATGGTTTAGGTGAAGTGTTTAACTTGATTTCACCAAGTCAGCCAAAAGCAGACAAAAAATCATAA
- the modE gene encoding molybdenum-dependent transcriptional regulator, with translation MQAEILLTLKLQDKLFADPRRVALLKQIKATGSISQGAKMAGISYKSAWDAINEMNQLADELLVDRATGGKGGGGATLTHYCERLLQLYDLLGQIQQKAFDVLKDDSLPLDSLLAAISRFSLQTSARNQFFGTIIERDNLQVQQHVNVQLADRKTIIRAALTEKSADRLGLKKDKEVLILIKAPWVNIEKGTSLTQQYDNALSGTLTQIETGSENSELVVTLEGGQEVCATCSNQHVKEQKLHINDSVTALFNADQVIVATLC, from the coding sequence ATGCAAGCAGAAATATTATTAACTCTTAAACTTCAAGATAAGCTCTTTGCCGATCCTCGTCGTGTTGCATTGTTAAAACAGATCAAGGCGACAGGTTCAATTAGCCAAGGGGCAAAAATGGCGGGCATTAGTTATAAAAGTGCTTGGGATGCCATTAATGAAATGAATCAACTCGCGGACGAACTTCTTGTTGATAGAGCAACAGGCGGTAAAGGTGGCGGTGGTGCAACTCTCACACATTATTGTGAGCGCTTACTTCAACTTTACGATCTGCTCGGTCAAATTCAGCAAAAAGCCTTTGATGTATTGAAAGATGATTCACTCCCTCTGGATAGTCTTTTAGCGGCTATTTCTCGTTTTTCATTACAAACCAGCGCTAGAAACCAATTTTTTGGTACGATTATTGAGCGTGATAACCTGCAAGTTCAACAGCATGTTAATGTGCAACTTGCAGATAGAAAAACGATCATTCGTGCTGCTTTAACAGAGAAAAGCGCTGATCGCCTAGGGCTTAAAAAAGATAAAGAAGTACTGATTTTAATTAAGGCACCTTGGGTCAATATTGAAAAAGGAACTTCTTTAACACAGCAATATGACAATGCGCTTTCAGGCACACTCACTCAAATTGAGACAGGTAGTGAAAACAGCGAATTAGTGGTGACATTAGAAGGTGGACAAGAAGTTTGTGCCACATGTTCTAATCAGCATGTTAAAGAGCAAAAACTACA